A window of the Lactuca sativa cultivar Salinas chromosome 5, Lsat_Salinas_v11, whole genome shotgun sequence genome harbors these coding sequences:
- the LOC111918672 gene encoding transcriptional adapter ADA2, with protein MGRSRAVNHSAEEDSSQSRSKRKRTTSNLENLEAATSGQGMSEGKKALYHCNYCNKDISGKIRIKCACCSDFDLCVECFSVGAEVHPHKSNHSYRVMDNLSFPLFCSDWNADEEILLLEGIEMYGLANWNEVAEHVGTKSKSHCIEHYNTIYMNSPCFPLPDMSHVMGKNREELLAMARGHGEAIKGLPTGGELLVKEESPFSARIKVEGSSTVNPSTGAGKRTSSIVQSDKGGDGIKIEDSHADRSFGEKKLRTSVEEVPSITELTGYNFKRQEFEVEYDNDAEQLLADMEFKETDTEAERELKLRVLRIYSKRLDERKRRKDFILERNLLYADPFEQGLSPEEKEICRRYRVFMRFHTKEEHQELLKTVIEEHRIRRRIEDLQEARAAGCRTSADAERYIEQKRKRESEENARRINNNSNNNNINNINNINNNNSNSNIQPGPSGKFLQRANHLKSDLDGSPHGGKDSSSTGGGLAIASLDDWDVTGHLGADLLNEAEKRLCTEIRVLPVHYLSMLEKLSIEILNGHISQKSDAHRLFNVDPTKVDRVYDMLLKKGIGQP; from the exons ATGGGTCGTTCACGCGCAGTCAATCACTCTGCAGAGGAGGATTCTAGCCAGAG TCGATCAAAGAGAAAGAGAACCACCTCAAATCTAGAGAATCTAGAGGCTGCAACTTCAG GCCAAGGGATGAGTGAAGGGAAAAAGGCTTTGTACCATTGTAACTACTGCAACAAGGACATTTCAGGAAAGATTCGTATCAAATGTGCTTGTTGCTCTGATTTTGATCTATGTGTTGAGTGCTTTTCTGTTGGTGCTGAGGTTCATCCTCATAAAAGCAATCATTCATATAGAGTTATG GATAATCTGTCATTTCCTCTCTTCTGTTCTGATTGGAATGCAGATGAAGAGATCTTGCTACTTGAG GGGATAGAAATGTATGGGCTAGCAAACTGGAATGAAGTTGCTGAACATGTTGGAACCAAAAGCAAATCACATTGTATTGAACATTATAATACCATATACATGAATTCACCTTGCTTCCCACTTCCG GACATGTCTCATGTTATGGGAAAGAATAGAGAAGAACTTCTTGCAATGGCCAGAGGGCATGGTGAAGCCATAAaag GACTCCCAACTGGAGGGGAACTTTTGGTGAAAGAAGAATCTCCATTTTCTGCAAGAATCAA GGTTGAAGGTTCTAGCACTGTTAATCCATCAACAGGGGCAGGTAAGAGAACATCAAGCATTGTCCAAAGTGACAAAGGTGGTGATGGAATCAAAATAGAAG ATTCTCATGCAGACAGAAGCTTTGGAGAGAAAAAGCTAAGAACATCAGTAGAAGAAGTCCCTTCTATTACTGAATTAACTGGCTATAATTTTAAGAGACAAGAATTTGAAGTTGAGTATGATAATGATGCTGAACAATTACTTGCTGACATGGAATTTAAGGAAACAGATACTGAGGCTGAACGTGAACTTAAACTTCGTGTCTTGCGTATATACTCAAAAAG GCTAGATGAGAGGAAACGCAGGAAAGACTTCATTCTTGAAAGAAATTTACTTTATGCTGACCCTTTTGAACAGGGTCTTTCCCCTGAAGAAAAAGAAATATGTCGTCGATACAGAGTCTTCATGCGTTTTCATACAAAAGAAGAACACCAAGAACTGCTTAAAACTGTTATTGAAGAACACCGCATTCGAAGACGAATTGAGGATCTACAG GAGGCACGAGCTGCTGGTTGTCGCACATCTGCAGATGCCGAAAGATACATCGAACAAAAGAGAAAAAGAGAATCTGAAGAAAACGCCCGTAGAatcaataataatagtaataacaataatatcaacaatattaataatatcaataataataatagtaatagtaaTATACAGCCTGGCCCTAGTGGCAAATTCTTGCAAAGAGCAAATCATTTGAAAAGTGATCTTGATGGCAGTCCGCATGGCGGAAAAGATTCTTCTTCGACAGGTGGAGGGTTGGCCATCGCCAGCCTGGACGATTGGGATGTTACCGGTCATTTGGGCGCTGATTTACTCAACGAAGCT GAAAAGCGGTTGTGCACGGAGATCAGGGTGCTTCCAGTACATTATTTGAGTATGTTGGAGAAGCTTTCTATAGAGATTTTGAATGGTCATATATCTCAAAAGTCGGATGCGCATCGCTTGTTTAATGTGGACCCCACTAAGGTTGATAGAGTGTATGACATGCTTTTAAAGAAGGGAATTGGTCAACCATGA